A genomic window from Candidatus Pelagisphaera phototrophica includes:
- the gyrB gene encoding DNA topoisomerase (ATP-hydrolyzing) subunit B translates to MDSQTDAENIPINHEGSASYDSSNIQKLEGLEGVRKRPDMYIGDTNERGLHHCVFEVVDNSIDEALAGFCKNIKVSIHLDGSCSVEDDGRGIPVDIHPKYDMPALELVLTNLHAGGKFGKGAYQVSGGLHGVGAKCVNAVSEWFEAEVRKDGKIHQMSFSQGITTKKLAVVGETKKTGTKISFKPDPVIFLETRTFHYDILAKRLRELAFLNPGIHITVSDERSSKSENFQFNDGIAEYIRFLNRSKNVLHEDPISFGDTFPDPNDPDGPATGVDVSLQYNDSYNEQLFAYANSIFNIEGGTHLSGFRTALTRVINQFARANNLLKDKDPAITGDDAREGLVAVVSVKVPEPRFEGQTKTKLSNSEVDGIVQKIVGERLKYVFETDPKLAKRLIDKCLNAARAREAARKARETVRKGALSGGGLPGKLADCSSRKPDESELYIVEGDSAGGSAKQGRDRRTQAILPLRGKLINSEKARIDKVLSNNEIRTMITAIGCGIGDIEGDHGFKIEKARYHKIIIMTDADVDGSHIRTLLLTFLYRQMKELIETGYVYIAQPPLYKIKRKRREQYIDNDEQLNRILLELGTEDVKMTRLDDGHIFNPSQIDQIVEIFAQLERIGGAVSRHGASLSEYLEQYSKEEYTLPRYLARVREGNEEFYTFLTTEAERATFVQNAGIGSEELDSENATITIQNDEAGTSKRISLFEIFEANEMSKLMREIEDIGLDPTHFQPSETPIYTILENEGQKNENTIEISSNMDILNQIRLLGRKGLSIQRYKGLGEMNPKQLFETTMDPEKRQLLKVNINDAAKADEMFTILMGEEVAPRRAFIEDNALNVSYLDV, encoded by the coding sequence ATGGATTCCCAGACCGACGCCGAAAATATTCCCATAAATCACGAAGGCTCCGCAAGCTACGACTCCTCGAATATTCAAAAGCTAGAAGGCCTAGAGGGTGTGCGCAAACGCCCTGACATGTATATCGGTGACACGAACGAGCGCGGCCTTCACCATTGCGTTTTTGAGGTAGTAGACAATTCCATTGACGAGGCTCTCGCCGGGTTTTGCAAAAACATCAAAGTCTCCATTCACTTGGATGGCTCCTGCTCCGTCGAGGATGACGGGCGCGGCATTCCGGTAGACATTCACCCTAAGTATGATATGCCGGCTCTCGAATTGGTGCTTACCAACCTCCACGCAGGTGGAAAGTTCGGCAAAGGCGCCTACCAGGTTTCCGGTGGCTTGCACGGTGTGGGAGCCAAGTGTGTCAACGCCGTTTCCGAGTGGTTTGAGGCAGAAGTTCGCAAGGATGGCAAAATCCATCAGATGAGCTTCAGTCAGGGTATCACGACCAAGAAACTCGCGGTTGTCGGTGAAACCAAAAAGACCGGCACAAAGATTAGCTTTAAGCCGGACCCGGTTATCTTCTTGGAAACCCGAACTTTCCATTACGACATTCTCGCCAAGCGTCTGCGCGAACTCGCTTTCCTGAACCCTGGAATCCACATAACGGTCAGTGACGAGCGTTCCAGCAAAAGTGAGAATTTTCAGTTCAATGACGGTATAGCGGAATACATTCGGTTCCTGAACCGCTCGAAGAACGTCCTCCACGAAGATCCCATTTCTTTCGGCGATACATTCCCCGATCCAAACGACCCTGATGGCCCCGCAACCGGAGTCGATGTATCGCTGCAGTATAACGATTCCTACAACGAGCAACTGTTTGCCTACGCCAACTCGATTTTCAATATTGAGGGAGGCACCCACTTGTCTGGATTCCGCACCGCATTGACTCGCGTGATCAATCAATTTGCTAGGGCCAACAATTTGCTCAAAGACAAGGATCCAGCCATCACTGGCGACGACGCTCGCGAAGGACTCGTCGCGGTTGTATCCGTTAAAGTTCCCGAACCCAGATTCGAAGGACAGACCAAGACCAAACTCTCCAACTCGGAAGTCGATGGCATCGTACAGAAGATCGTGGGCGAACGTCTGAAGTACGTCTTCGAAACCGACCCCAAACTCGCGAAAAGGCTTATCGACAAATGCCTCAACGCAGCACGTGCCCGCGAAGCCGCACGAAAGGCGCGGGAAACGGTTCGTAAAGGAGCACTTTCAGGAGGAGGTCTTCCCGGAAAGCTCGCGGACTGTTCTTCACGGAAACCGGATGAGAGTGAACTTTACATCGTGGAGGGTGATTCCGCGGGTGGATCCGCCAAGCAAGGTCGTGATCGCCGGACCCAAGCTATCCTTCCCCTGCGAGGTAAGCTGATCAATTCTGAAAAGGCGCGGATCGACAAAGTTCTTTCCAACAATGAAATCCGAACCATGATCACCGCAATTGGCTGCGGCATTGGGGACATTGAGGGGGATCATGGCTTCAAAATTGAGAAAGCCCGATACCATAAGATCATCATCATGACGGATGCGGACGTCGACGGTTCTCACATTCGTACCCTGCTTTTGACATTCCTATACCGCCAGATGAAAGAACTCATCGAAACGGGATACGTCTACATCGCCCAGCCTCCCCTATACAAAATCAAGCGGAAGCGACGCGAGCAGTACATTGACAACGACGAGCAACTCAACCGAATCCTTCTGGAACTTGGCACTGAGGACGTAAAGATGACCCGTTTAGACGACGGACACATCTTCAATCCTTCTCAAATTGACCAGATCGTTGAAATCTTTGCTCAGCTGGAGCGAATTGGCGGTGCAGTATCCAGACACGGCGCTTCGCTCAGCGAGTATCTGGAGCAGTATTCAAAAGAAGAGTACACGCTGCCGCGCTATCTCGCACGAGTACGCGAAGGAAACGAGGAGTTCTACACTTTCCTGACCACCGAGGCTGAACGTGCCACATTTGTGCAAAACGCGGGAATCGGCTCCGAAGAGCTTGATAGCGAAAACGCGACTATTACCATACAGAACGACGAGGCAGGCACCTCCAAGCGGATCTCGTTATTCGAGATTTTCGAGGCAAATGAAATGTCCAAATTGATGCGAGAGATCGAAGACATAGGGCTCGACCCAACCCATTTCCAGCCATCGGAAACTCCGATCTACACGATACTGGAAAACGAAGGGCAGAAAAACGAGAACACGATCGAAATTTCCTCGAATATGGATATTCTCAATCAAATTCGACTCCTGGGACGAAAAGGCCTGTCCATTCAACGATATAAAGGTCTAGGTGAAATGAACCCCAAGCAGCTTTTCGAAACCACGATGGACCCAGAAAAGCGACAACTACTAAAAGTGAATATCAATGACGCCGCCAAGGCGGATGAAATGTTTACGATCCTTATGGGTGAAGAAGTCGCGCCACGAAGGGCATTCATCGAAGACAATGCTCTAAACGTCTCTTACCTAGACGTCTAG
- the gyrA gene encoding DNA gyrase subunit A — translation MDPASERISSASITDIMSTAYIDYSMSVIVSRALPDARDGLKPVQRRILYAMFREGLLHNRSFDKCAGVVGEVLKNYHPHGDSSVYDTLVRMAQKWVMRYPLIDPQGNFGSVDGDSAAAYRYTECRLTNIAEDLLRCIDEDTVNFVANYKESTTEPDVLPAGLPNLLMNGSTGIAVGMATNIPPHNLDELIDGICAQIDNPNIEIDELATYIQGPDFPTGGQIVGRKGIDEYMRTGRGIVRIRGIMRKEEMDNDRDRLVITKIPYNVNRAVLVTKIADLVSSKDIEGISDLRDESDENTRIVIELKRGEFPEVIMSKLFKKTALESSFGVNLLALDNHRPKQMNIKELINCYIDHRRDVIYRRTAFRLKKAEDRAHILEGYKIALDNLDDFIKIIRSSVNRDEAKERLQGKYPLSDRQVAAILDLRLYQLTGMERGKIEEEYAELIKLIEELRSILESEQKLLEIIKTELLEQKEKYGSPRRCEIVPYEGDISKADMTPREGCFITVSHKGFIKRTSDSEYRTQKRGGKGVQGGNTYDEDFIEHIFTANTHDYIFFVMNNGRVYVEKVYEIPEGARTSKGRSIARVFQLQEGEKIAAMICLKEIVDTHHLVMCTKNGVVKKTNLIDYKNFRRGGIIGINIDEGDDLISAKLTSGEDDLVIITLKGQAIRFPETDLRDQGRATRGVRGIRLKEGDEAKAMEVVNNERTLLICGLSGQGKRTKFEEYPTQKRGGSGVIAARTSGVSGALTVFESDEMMMLTKNGQAVRTKVSGISVIGRATKGVRCINLNKGDLLLGVARIVEVEDDDGESL, via the coding sequence ATGGACCCAGCATCCGAACGCATTTCTTCAGCCAGCATCACAGACATCATGTCGACGGCCTACATCGATTATTCGATGTCAGTCATAGTCAGTCGAGCTCTGCCCGACGCCCGGGATGGGCTCAAACCTGTTCAGCGACGCATTCTTTACGCAATGTTTCGCGAAGGCCTGCTCCACAACCGGTCATTCGACAAATGTGCCGGCGTTGTTGGTGAAGTACTAAAGAACTATCACCCTCATGGCGATTCCTCCGTCTATGACACTCTCGTTCGTATGGCTCAAAAGTGGGTTATGCGATATCCCCTGATCGATCCCCAAGGCAACTTTGGATCTGTTGATGGCGACTCTGCCGCGGCTTATCGATATACCGAATGTCGGCTAACCAATATTGCAGAGGACCTTCTTCGGTGCATCGACGAAGACACAGTCAACTTTGTCGCTAACTACAAGGAAAGCACCACTGAACCTGATGTGCTTCCTGCGGGACTACCGAATCTTCTCATGAACGGTTCAACGGGGATCGCAGTGGGGATGGCTACCAATATTCCACCCCACAATCTTGACGAGCTTATCGACGGGATCTGCGCTCAGATAGATAATCCAAACATCGAAATCGACGAGCTCGCTACATACATCCAAGGTCCGGACTTTCCAACTGGGGGCCAAATCGTTGGCCGCAAAGGCATCGACGAGTACATGCGCACGGGTCGAGGCATTGTTCGCATTCGCGGCATAATGCGAAAAGAGGAGATGGACAATGATCGCGATCGACTCGTCATCACCAAAATCCCCTACAATGTTAATCGTGCAGTCCTTGTGACAAAAATCGCAGATCTCGTTTCCTCAAAGGACATTGAGGGGATCAGTGATCTCCGAGACGAATCAGACGAAAACACTCGTATTGTCATCGAACTGAAACGGGGCGAATTCCCTGAAGTCATCATGTCAAAGCTGTTCAAGAAAACAGCGCTTGAAAGCAGCTTCGGCGTCAATCTCCTCGCCTTGGACAATCATCGTCCCAAGCAGATGAACATCAAGGAACTGATCAATTGCTACATTGATCATCGCCGCGATGTCATCTACCGCCGTACCGCATTTCGACTCAAAAAAGCGGAAGACAGGGCCCATATCCTCGAGGGATACAAAATAGCTCTCGATAACCTAGACGACTTCATAAAGATCATTCGGTCTTCCGTAAATCGCGATGAAGCGAAAGAGAGGCTGCAAGGGAAGTATCCTCTTTCCGATCGACAGGTTGCTGCGATTCTCGACCTTCGACTCTACCAGCTCACCGGTATGGAGCGAGGCAAGATCGAAGAGGAGTACGCAGAGCTCATCAAGCTGATAGAAGAGCTGCGAAGCATTCTGGAAAGCGAACAGAAGTTGCTCGAAATCATCAAAACCGAACTGCTTGAACAGAAGGAGAAGTACGGGTCCCCTCGGCGCTGTGAAATCGTTCCCTACGAAGGCGACATTTCAAAAGCGGACATGACCCCTCGCGAAGGCTGCTTCATCACCGTTTCCCACAAAGGATTCATCAAACGTACTAGCGATAGTGAATACCGCACCCAGAAGCGAGGCGGGAAAGGCGTTCAAGGCGGTAATACTTATGACGAGGATTTCATCGAGCACATATTCACCGCTAATACGCATGACTACATTTTCTTCGTCATGAACAATGGTCGCGTGTACGTGGAAAAGGTATACGAGATTCCCGAAGGCGCCCGAACCTCCAAAGGTCGCTCCATCGCACGAGTTTTCCAATTGCAAGAGGGGGAAAAAATCGCCGCTATGATTTGCCTTAAGGAAATAGTGGATACGCATCACTTGGTAATGTGTACCAAGAATGGGGTCGTTAAAAAAACTAATCTGATCGACTACAAAAATTTCCGCCGCGGAGGGATCATCGGAATCAATATTGATGAAGGGGATGACCTTATCTCGGCCAAGCTAACAAGTGGTGAGGACGATCTAGTCATCATAACCCTGAAAGGCCAAGCAATCCGATTTCCGGAGACCGACTTGCGCGACCAAGGCCGCGCCACTCGCGGGGTCCGTGGAATACGCTTGAAAGAGGGCGACGAAGCCAAAGCGATGGAGGTCGTCAACAACGAAAGGACTCTCCTCATCTGCGGCCTAAGTGGACAGGGGAAGCGGACGAAGTTCGAAGAGTATCCGACTCAAAAGCGCGGAGGGAGTGGAGTTATTGCAGCCCGAACTTCAGGCGTTTCCGGAGCGTTGACGGTGTTTGAGTCGGACGAAATGATGATGCTAACGAAAAATGGTCAGGCTGTCAGGACGAAGGTGTCTGGAATCAGCGTGATTGGCCGAGCGACCAAGGGCGTCCGTTGCATCAATTTAAACAAAGGAGACCTCCTTCTCGGAGTTGCGCGGATCGTCGAAGTTGAAGACGATGATGGGGAAAGCCTCTAG
- a CDS encoding porin, which translates to MNKLLKTTLAGLLLATPVIHAQIELSDNLSVTGFLDMSAVDVNSETGEDSSSFNLDQAEIDFLIDFDEITAQIDLNYLGNNSTEEFDLEQAFITYNLGDGANIEAGKFNSYHGWETVEPTGLYQYSYAYDLAPNSIPLFHNGVRFNYGDDFVNLGLSVVDSVYGPDGSIGDSEYGAEAKIVIFPADGLTVYLGFAKDKGADAIEDKDLINFWTSYEIGNMTYALEFNDYDMGANITGSQWLLMANMGITDNFGITARVSEDQQDWAGGDTATKFTVSPGWSVNDNLGMLVELSQTDLGTEGTNTTIAFETIFTF; encoded by the coding sequence ATGAACAAACTACTAAAAACTACGCTCGCAGGTCTACTGCTAGCAACTCCTGTTATACACGCGCAGATCGAACTGAGTGATAACCTGTCAGTCACTGGTTTCTTGGACATGTCCGCAGTGGACGTGAACAGTGAAACTGGAGAAGACAGCTCATCGTTCAATCTCGACCAAGCAGAGATCGACTTCCTGATCGATTTCGACGAAATCACCGCTCAGATCGACCTGAATTATCTCGGTAACAACAGCACCGAGGAATTCGATCTAGAACAAGCGTTCATAACCTACAACCTTGGAGACGGAGCCAATATCGAAGCGGGTAAGTTCAACAGCTATCATGGCTGGGAAACAGTGGAGCCCACTGGGCTATACCAGTACTCATACGCCTACGATCTAGCTCCGAACAGTATTCCCTTGTTCCATAACGGAGTGCGTTTCAACTACGGAGACGATTTTGTGAATTTAGGTCTTTCAGTCGTTGACTCCGTCTACGGACCTGATGGTTCAATCGGAGATAGCGAATACGGAGCGGAAGCAAAGATCGTTATTTTTCCAGCTGATGGCCTTACCGTCTACTTGGGATTCGCCAAGGACAAGGGCGCAGATGCAATTGAAGATAAGGACCTTATCAATTTTTGGACTTCCTACGAAATCGGTAACATGACCTACGCTCTGGAGTTCAACGACTACGACATGGGTGCCAATATAACCGGAAGCCAATGGCTATTGATGGCGAACATGGGAATCACCGACAATTTCGGGATCACCGCTCGTGTGAGTGAAGACCAGCAAGACTGGGCTGGCGGGGACACCGCTACCAAATTCACGGTCAGCCCCGGCTGGTCTGTGAATGACAATCTTGGAATGCTCGTTGAGTTGAGCCAAACCGACCTCGGAACTGAAGGTACCAACACAACCATTGCATTTGAAACGATCTTCACTTTCTAG
- a CDS encoding DEAD/DEAH box helicase, with protein sequence MPFNGLGLSDSLLQSIGELGFEKPTPVQAKAIPLILQGKDIIASAQTGTGKTAAFGLPTLDLLEPGKRIQCLVLEPTRELAQQVVDALESYSKHSKTRVGVVYGGVKYGRQKEMLEKGVDILVATPGRLLDHIGQGNISLKNVQVLILDEVDRMLDMGFLPDVSRLIKMCPKERQTLFFSATIPAAIQSMMKWVLNDPEVIEIGRNRSAAETVTHAFYPVVEQQKYDLLIKLLEQTQFESVLIFTRTKLNADLISRRLERLKHSVGVLHSDRAQGERTAALKGFKSGKFEVLVATDIAARGLDIAGVTHVINYDVPLNAEDYVHRIGRTGRAEKEGDAFTLLTEDELKNAGAIEHYVGKKIARKKIEGFNYMYSRLFEEEEKNASRKAKSRAYGRLSR encoded by the coding sequence ATGCCCTTTAACGGTCTAGGCCTTTCAGATTCTCTATTACAATCAATTGGTGAACTCGGGTTCGAGAAACCAACACCCGTACAAGCGAAAGCGATCCCCTTGATCCTTCAGGGGAAAGACATTATCGCATCTGCACAGACAGGAACGGGAAAAACAGCTGCATTTGGACTGCCAACACTCGATCTGCTTGAGCCGGGTAAACGCATCCAATGTTTAGTACTCGAGCCGACTCGAGAGCTGGCTCAGCAGGTGGTAGACGCATTGGAAAGCTATTCTAAACACTCAAAGACTAGAGTGGGAGTAGTTTATGGAGGCGTAAAGTACGGGCGTCAGAAGGAGATGCTCGAGAAAGGAGTGGATATTCTCGTCGCTACGCCAGGGCGATTGTTAGACCACATAGGTCAAGGGAATATTTCGTTGAAAAATGTTCAGGTGCTGATTTTAGACGAGGTCGACCGAATGCTGGACATGGGTTTTCTACCGGATGTGAGCCGCCTCATCAAGATGTGCCCGAAGGAAAGGCAAACCCTGTTTTTCTCTGCGACCATTCCAGCGGCGATTCAATCGATGATGAAATGGGTTCTGAACGATCCGGAAGTGATCGAGATTGGACGAAACCGTTCGGCTGCGGAAACGGTGACCCACGCGTTCTACCCCGTCGTGGAGCAGCAAAAGTACGATTTGTTGATCAAGCTGCTAGAGCAGACGCAATTTGAGAGCGTGTTGATTTTCACCCGAACGAAACTGAACGCTGACCTAATTTCAAGGCGTTTAGAGCGGCTGAAACACTCAGTTGGGGTGCTGCATTCGGACCGGGCGCAGGGTGAGCGCACAGCGGCATTAAAGGGGTTTAAGTCGGGTAAGTTCGAAGTCTTGGTGGCAACTGATATCGCTGCCCGCGGTCTAGATATCGCGGGGGTGACACATGTCATCAATTACGATGTGCCCTTAAACGCCGAGGATTATGTTCACCGAATTGGTCGAACTGGCCGTGCAGAAAAGGAAGGGGATGCCTTCACGCTATTGACTGAGGACGAATTGAAAAACGCCGGTGCGATCGAGCATTATGTGGGGAAAAAAATAGCGCGAAAGAAAATTGAGGGCTTCAATTACATGTATTCGCGTTTGTTTGAGGAGGAAGAGAAGAACGCGTCTCGCAAAGCGAAGAGTAGGGCTTACGGCCGCCTTTCACGGTAG
- a CDS encoding cysteine desulfurase produces the protein MIDRPTPPPIPEALKRAREDFPILKREVSGKPLIYLDNAASTQKPQSVIDAITQYYAYENSNIHRGVHLLSTEATAAYENARTKLAAYLNANDESEIVFTRGATESINLVAHSFLAPLVSAGDEILISHMEHHANIVPWQLLCERTGAVLKVAPIFDNGDLDTDSYISLMGPRTKLAAIVHVSNSIGTVNPIERIIEAAKDRSIPTLIDSAQSIQHMKLDVQVLDCDFLVFSGHKMFMPTGIGGLYGKRAKLDSMRPYQGGGDMIAHVSFDGTTFKAPPYRFEAGTPHIAGGIGIAAGIDYIESIGRDLIHDYETQLIDYAANRLKSTAGVRLIGEPSNRAGAISFVMNAAHAHDIGTILDTEGIAVRSGHHCCEPLMKRFGISATARASIALYNNHEDIDALVESLGKVHQLFG, from the coding sequence ATGATCGACCGACCCACACCACCGCCAATTCCTGAAGCCCTGAAAAGAGCTCGCGAGGATTTCCCTATCTTGAAGAGAGAAGTCAGCGGGAAGCCACTTATCTACTTAGACAACGCCGCCTCAACCCAGAAGCCGCAATCAGTGATCGATGCCATCACGCAATACTACGCCTACGAAAACTCGAATATCCATCGGGGCGTCCACTTACTAAGTACCGAGGCCACCGCAGCCTACGAAAACGCTCGAACCAAACTCGCGGCCTATCTTAACGCTAATGATGAATCGGAAATCGTTTTTACTCGAGGGGCTACTGAATCGATAAATCTCGTCGCTCACTCTTTTCTGGCGCCTCTTGTTTCAGCGGGCGACGAAATCCTGATTTCCCACATGGAGCATCACGCCAACATAGTTCCCTGGCAGCTCCTTTGCGAACGAACAGGGGCGGTCCTCAAAGTAGCACCGATTTTTGATAACGGTGATCTGGACACGGATTCCTATATTTCCCTTATGGGACCTCGGACCAAACTGGCAGCGATTGTCCATGTTTCCAATTCGATCGGGACTGTAAATCCAATAGAGAGAATTATCGAGGCCGCCAAGGACAGGAGCATTCCCACACTAATAGACTCAGCCCAGTCAATTCAGCACATGAAGCTGGACGTCCAGGTGCTCGACTGCGATTTTCTTGTTTTTTCTGGGCACAAGATGTTCATGCCAACGGGCATTGGCGGCTTATACGGAAAACGCGCCAAACTCGATAGCATGCGGCCGTATCAAGGCGGTGGAGACATGATTGCGCACGTTTCTTTCGATGGAACCACCTTTAAAGCACCACCATACAGGTTCGAAGCGGGAACCCCTCACATTGCAGGAGGCATTGGTATCGCGGCTGGCATTGACTACATCGAATCAATAGGGAGAGATCTGATCCACGACTACGAGACTCAGCTTATTGACTACGCTGCCAACCGTTTGAAATCTACTGCCGGGGTAAGGCTAATCGGCGAGCCATCAAATCGTGCTGGAGCTATATCATTTGTCATGAATGCCGCCCATGCCCATGATATTGGAACCATCCTCGATACTGAGGGAATTGCCGTGCGGTCCGGTCATCATTGCTGTGAGCCATTGATGAAGCGTTTTGGTATTTCAGCGACGGCCCGTGCATCTATCGCTCTTTACAATAATCACGAAGATATCGACGCTCTCGTTGAATCACTCGGCAAAGTCCATCAGCTATTCGGGTAG
- the sufU gene encoding Fe-S cluster assembly sulfur transfer protein SufU, translated as MNSELKALYRDTLLKHSREPKNKRVLKDADAYFELKNPLCGDLITLYLKVSQRMVSEATFEAQCCSICMASASMLTEQITQSDIEGGIDFADSLIESLLQPGFSIATLENEDIQSLAGVKSFPSRIRCATLPWEAFKGAVSRLI; from the coding sequence ATGAATTCGGAACTGAAAGCTCTCTACCGTGATACGCTTTTGAAGCACAGTCGCGAACCAAAGAATAAACGTGTCTTGAAGGACGCGGATGCCTACTTTGAACTGAAAAACCCTCTTTGCGGCGACCTCATCACACTTTACCTTAAGGTTTCCCAAAGGATGGTTTCTGAGGCTACGTTCGAGGCTCAATGCTGTTCCATCTGCATGGCTTCGGCTTCTATGTTGACCGAGCAGATTACTCAATCCGACATCGAGGGAGGAATCGACTTCGCCGACTCGCTAATCGAGTCGCTTTTGCAACCAGGTTTTTCAATCGCTACTCTTGAAAATGAGGACATACAGTCGCTGGCGGGAGTGAAATCCTTTCCCAGTCGCATTAGATGTGCGACGCTTCCTTGGGAAGCCTTCAAGGGAGCAGTCTCTCGATTAATATGA